The following coding sequences lie in one Haematobia irritans isolate KBUSLIRL chromosome 3, ASM5000362v1, whole genome shotgun sequence genomic window:
- the bou gene encoding glycosylphosphatidylinositol anchored membrane protein boudin: MWKVVLQSAVLCAILSSVLAIECYVCDASDTSNPFQCGEYFERFDEPDIQPQNCSNVHDAKFCIKHVGRFEGGIGAKRFCSSKDLGNYCDYVRNKGDRMEYRSCIYTCSSDGCNSAPASVYQNPLLSVLSVLVALIMTGATNMWLK, from the coding sequence ATGTGGAAAGTTGTGTTGCAAAGTGCTGTCCTGTGTGCCATTTTAAGTTCGGTTTTGGCCATTGAATGTTATGTGTGTGATGCCTCAGATACCAGCAATCCCTTTCAATGTGGCGAATATTTTGAACGCTTCGATGAACCTGATATCCAGCCTCAGAATTGTTCCAATGTCCATGATGCCAAGTTTTGTATTAAGCATGTGGGCCGTTTTGAGGGAGGCATAGGTGCCAAACGTTTTTGCTCATCCAAAGATTTGGGCAATTATTGTGACTATGTACGTAATAAGGGTGATCGTATGGAATACAGATCGTGTATTTATACCTGCAGTTCGGATGGTTGTAATAGTGCCCCAGCAAGTGTTTACCAAAATCCCCTACTTTCTGTGTTAAGTGTTCTGGTGGCCTTAATAATGACTGGAGCTACGAACATGTGGCTAAAATGA